The nucleotide sequence CCTTTTGATCCATTCCTGACAAATATTTACTGGTGTGATGACATTGAAGATGAATGTCCATGGAACAACCTTGTAAGTTCCTGGTGACTGACCAATTGCTGGCCAGAGCACACAGAATTTCAGAAAGCCAGCCTCTTTCAACCGTCATGTGTAAAACTTCCCAGGTTTGTCTTATCCATGACTAATGTCAATTTCCTAGCCAAAGCCATGACCAGTCTTGGTGCAATGAATGAGTAGTTAGCCAAGGCTGGTGTGTGGCTGTTGACTCCATAGCTCAATGGTTAGCAGCAGTGAGGAGATGTGTGGCAAGAGAGGCCAGGGTGCCATCTACTCCAAACCTGCCAGGAGCCCTTTAGCTGAACACACAGGATCCAATAGCAGCAGATCCCTCTTTGTCTGTCCTCTGGGGACTGGTTTTTCCCTGTGCCCACTGACACCACAGCCTTTAGTAATTGACTGAAAAGTCGAACACTTGTCTTTAGGCAGCGTGCTTCTGCCGCGCTTCTCCCGGCCAGCTCTCTTTCCTGGCGCTGTGAGGTCATAACGCCAGTGAAGGCCACATCTCCTCGGGACTTGGATCTCTTGGTACACCGTAACAGAACTGCTGCGTACGTCCGTGACAACCACAGACAACGTGCCCAGAGCCTCTAGATGGGAGCGTCATAGTCCTGGAGGAACTCcttgagaggatgagggagttgGTCTCTTTTTGTGGAGATGTCCAGGTGTCCATTGACTGTTTTCCTGCACAGGTGCTGCAGGGTGGACATGCTGGTAGAAAGGGGCTTCAGCAGCTCCAGAGGGATTTTCTCCCCTCCAGAGTAGATGTAGTAGGAGCTCCCTCCTCGAGTGTTCCCCCCACATGAGGCACCTTTGCTGGGGGGCATGTAGTGATGGACCAGCTTGAGGATGCAGTCAAAGTGGGGGACAGCCAGCATACTTTTAGGGTCTGTCTGCAGGAAAAACGTGGCCGAATCGCACTGGATGCGCAAATTCTTGGTGCCCGACGCCGTCTTGACACTGAGGGTGAAGAAATGGCGGTTGTCAGAGCTGTCCCTGATGAGGAAGCTGCCGGTGGCCTCGGAGGCCAGCATGGCGTTGGCCTCCTTGCCACTGATGGAGCCCCAGTAGAATCCACTCTCCTGGAGTTTGTGCAAGTTGGTGAGCACCAGCTGGTACTGCAGCTTGGAGCTGAAGGTCTTGTAACGGTGGGGCAGCCTCATGTTGGTGTCGAACGGGCTGCTGCTCATGACGGAGTCAAACTTGCTGTAGGTTACCATGGCGCTGCGTCCGCACTCTGGACTGCCTGGTGAGCACTAGGCACCACGCAGACGACAGAAGTGGAGAGGGCCTGTCAAAGAACAGCTTGTGACTCCCACAGCAAGGGAAGTTGGAAGTCAACTTGTTGTAGGTCCGTGTTAAGGGATGAAACTCCtgggaaagagaaaagaatcAATGTTAGAGATCAGTGAGTGGATCAATGTGGAATGAATTGGATGCTGGGTGAAATGATAATATATCAGCAGCTTGGCTTTGTGTAGAGAAAGTGAATGGACTTTTTTAATAGACTATCAGATTATATCAATCGAATTACAGCAACGCATAAACGTTCTGGGTAACTTTATTTATAGAGAAACTAGATAGAGAGTAATGTGATATTCTTCGACCCACGATGCTCTTGGGCAAAGATTATGTCTTAGTTATTTCAAATATTGTTGCCTACATCAAAGGCAAACAGGGTTTCTATTGTTAGGCTGCTTTGTGAATGTAAGCAAGCGCCCTGATGTTTTTTCTGTGTTTAACTTTTCTAAATCTTTTAAACCAAACAACTTTCTTCAAACTTACTTCAGATGTTATAAATGTCACTGTAGTAAGGTTCCGTTAACTGGCGTAAAGATGCTGATAATATTTGAATGTCAGAGCTGATTAGGCTATGCACGGCGGACGTTGTTAAAAATCCATTTACCATAAACTTTTTCCGTGTACTTAAGCTCGGTAACAGCGGTCAGTTCCAGTAAAGCAGCGTAATTCTTGAACCATTGCACAATTTTACCCCGGCCAGTCATAATAAACGGAAACACTTACTACTATCTATTTTTTTTGTTGCCGTTTAGGCTTTTTAATTCAGTTCACCATAACATAGTTTAAGCAAATAATACTTCAGTTCAGTTTTTACCTTATCTGTATCGGCTCTATTCAGCTTTGAACTCGAAATAGTTTGTTCGGTATCTTCAGAGCAGGGTTGAAAAAGTTAGTCGATCTTGTCTCTTGTAGTGTAACAATGATCTACAAATTGTATCCTTTTCTAATTCACTTCAATTAATATAGGTTGGTCCTTTATCCACAGACGGTGGGTTCTCTCTGAACCGTTTGCCTGTTAGTGATCATCTTGCGTGTGAGGCAGGCGCTCATAATGTGTCGGGGCTGacgaggctcctcctcctcttccagtaAGGCGCTCTTGGCAGATTGTCAGTAagaatagttttttttaaaggattCCTGGTATTCACTGAGgccatcccctccccctcgctaTTCCTTCAAAATGAAGTTATGAAGTTCCAAGCGGTAAGTCTTCCTGATTTGCAATTTCGAGGCAACGTGTGTACACAGACTCCTTACTGTTCAAACGTGTAATGTTTCAATGTATGATACATCAATACATTAATACATCATTCTATTTCATTATTCAATTCACATTTTGTGTTTTCTTTATCTCATTATAAGTTTTATAGCAATGTACCAAAACATAATGGATTAGATAATTATTTAAAAGTTGTGGGGTTATAGAGTTGGCATAGTAACATATGGTTGGTACAGACGGTCTCAGGATATAAAGTAGGCTGCTAAACCTGTGCCTCAGTGGAGCGTTGCAACAGACATGAAAGCCTGCAGTGCCTTTATGTTAATCATCCCAAGGGATGGCACCAGTGCTTGGCTGAACCTGTGTGAATGGACACTTAAGAACATGAATTACAATTCTGAACCATTTGGAACTGTAGTCATTTAGAAGACTAGTGTTCTTCTAAATGTCAAAAATAGACAATTTAACATTACAGCTGTTGTCCTGAAGATCAGTGTCACGAGGATggctatttacatttagacaacATTTCCATATCTTATTACCTGGTATCttttatgtgtgtactgtaagagTAATCGAAACATGAGGCCCATCCTGTTCATACAGAAAGTGTGACTTGGGCAGTGCTCATGCTTTCCCCAGAACTCACTGCATGAACAACACTGCTCTGACTTCATCCTGGGAGGCATGGGCACATCATAAAGGCTTCCAGTCACACCAGGCCTTCTCTTCTGACAACCCTtcctttaaccccccccccactccgtCCAGCTGCCCCCTCATCCCCATGAGGACTCTTGTGGTCAGCCAGAGCCCGGCCGATAGGTTGGGCATTGGCGTACATCAGTGTGTCAAATTCCGTCCCTAAGTTGGCGTTTCGCGTCCTTTTAAACATCCCTATGAGGGCGTGTGGAGTGCGTGCAACAGTGTTGACGCCAGACCCAAGTTCCCTAATGAAGTTTGGAAAGGGCCAGCTGTGTCCAAGTGAGTCAAGTGCCCTCGTGTGAATCAGACCCCCACTGGCggagggggaaaggaagtacggaGATAAACTCAGCGAGGTATCCGTTGTTTCTAGAAAACCCGTCTGTGTCATGGTTGTAAGACCAGCAGCTTACTGTAATACTTCATAGCCTCCCGGGGGAAACCatggaaataaagagagaggaagggctgGGGAGCTGTCGGCATCAGGACATGTTCAAGTCTCCTGTGAAACAATACAAAAAAGGAACATCCTCTCTGAAATGACCAGCAGCCCCAGGCCCCCAAGAGTATACACGCTTAAAAATACATCTTTTTGGTTCATTACAAAATGACCAGTGAGCGGGGGCCACGTTTTAAGTGCAAGAGCTGCAGTTACCAGCAGGATGCCGGATGACGTACACAAGTATTTAACCATGATCGGACGTCAACATTTAAACATTACAGGCAGCGTGTATTTAACCCGAGGTCATCtatcagagggggaggggggggggggagggggttggttaCATGTGCTTGCAAGCTAACCCACCCGTTGCTAAGAGAAACTCCCAAACTGCACTGCTGTTTTAAAGCCCATTGCTTTTGGCAGGCTATGTAAAGTACAGAGTGAGATCCCTTGGCTAGATGATGGATATATTTGGctcatagtctctctctctcatgaacAACtagttgaacacacacacacagctgaccgCTTGTTTGATGTTCCATGTTGTTTATATATGAGTCAATTATGATTTGGGAGTCATATTTCTAAGCATTGTTTTGGACTGCATGAAGAACATGCAGCATCTGACCGCTTCGTGGAGCGTCTTAAAGTAAACGTCTTCTTGTAGAGAGAACGTAAAGATAAATGTTTTTCCAAAACTATTAGGTGGTTCAAAGCACTTTATTTTTGTCCAAAGTAGCTGATTCATATGGCGCCAAAGCTGAGAGGAAGGTTCCAGTAAATCCATTTGTTGTTTGAAGAAGAGCAAGATTTTCTGTGTTGAGAAGAGAAGTGGGAAAGGAGAATGTTGTTAGAAAAGTATATATTTTCTGACTTTTCTGAAAGGTTGCTTTAATTAGTTTATCCACAGTATGGTCTTGTCCCAAAAAGGGACAAAAAAGGGATCACTATGCATTATGTTCTGTACTGTATAGCTGGATAAACAGTAAACTCAGGATTCAGTAAAACAACGTTTAACAACACTGTTAAGGAAAAAACTGCCCATTCTCACCTATGTAGTTTTTTTGCCCGGTGATATCATCTCGGTCGATGACTCTTTATGCCATTTGACCTCCTTTAATTTACGCCACACTGACATTAGACAAACCTGCACTGTATTATGTACTGCATAAGGTGACACAGACTAGTCACCATGAAGTAACATTACTACTATATTATTGCAGTTGATTGGAAAGCCACAAAGGTATGAGAGTAGATAACAACACAGTTATGTCACTGTCACCATATTACACAGGTTGTTATCAGAGAGGTTCCTGGCACTAGAGATATCGTATCGGTTATGTAACACAAGTCCCATTCAGAGAACATCACCTGCTTTAGTTCTtacatgaaaaaataaaaaagttgatGTTTTATTATAGAGGAAGTATCTGCATAATTCTCAGAACTGATTCCGCGATTCCAGTAAAATATGTAAAAGCCATATTTTGCCCAATTGTAGAAGTCATGCCTAACCCTTCCCCATTATGACTTTAATCAGAAACTTCCTGGTCTGTTTGTTACacaagaatgtgtgtttgtttttcctgtACTCTGAAAGGTTCTTTGACACTGTCTCACATTTTACAAATGTGTTGTGCTTGGGCATAACCTAAAAGACAAAAGGGTGATTGTGACTTCTCAGTTGTGGCCTCACGGCTCTGAAATAACCTTCCCCTCCACAATAGGTCCTCGCCCACTACTGGTTTTAAATCATATATAACGACCCACTTGTTCTCCCCACCTTTGttgtcctgtctgtgtctgagtcCTTGTGATAAATACTGGTTAATTGTGGTGCCTTGTTTTACCTTGGCTAATTGTACAACACTTTGGCTAACACTGATTGTTTGTAATTGTGTGTCGATATAAATTTGACTTAACAATAGCAAAATCGAGTAAAACGAGCGACTATGAGCAAAAGTATCATACAATCCAAAGGTGATATACAGCACAAGTGATTTATAATTCTttgatatttctttttttctttcatttctttTCTTCCTGGAAATACCCTTCCACTTTTCTTTTGAATTCTGGCTCTCTCAAGGAAACATACTTTAAAAACATTCAATCACAGCCCTGGCAGAACAAATGAAAATTCCATGAATTATGGCCCCTGTGATaaaatactatatatatatatatatatatatatatatatataatagagGGTGGACTGGAATTGGAGCCATGAACCTTTTTCGAGTGTTATACTATTGTTACTAAGGGTTCTATGCAGTTTATGTAGAGTTATGTAGAGTGTAACATAAAATTCCCTGCATGGAGATAATGAGAATCTGACATTATAGTAAAAAGAGAAGTGGGGCTTTTTAGTTCAAACCTCGTTATTCTAATGAATCGCTACAATACACACAACTATCATGACAAACGTGTTTCCACTTTTAATCTAGAGAGGAAACCTAAATTATTTTGATAGAAAAGTCCCCTAGTAGAGCCAAATAGCTTCCTCCAACAGATGGTTCTCCCCTCATATCTAGAGAATGGATTGTTGGCACTAGATGGTCCCACAATATGTTGACTGATAGCCGGTCATATTGGTGCATGAAGACAAATGCATTAACTAAGCATTCCTTCCTCTGGGCTCACATGATCTCTCCTGCTTCTGGCCTTAAGCATCATCCCAGCTGGGATGGAACAGTCCAGATTAGCAGTCTcgaaagacagtgagagagtcaTCATCTCATGTAAATCATCTCATGTCATCTCATGTCAATCAAAACTAAGGTTTTCTGGAAGGTTAATCCAATTTTTATGATCGCTTATCACATTGTTATTTGCCCTCTTTTTCACCTTggacatacatactgtatatttaacttcaaaaaaataaaataatgtcatTTGGACCATGTCAAGAGAGCATGTGTTACAGTGACTTATTTACTCAGTTATTCTGATTATGTTTCTGGAATTGTTGGGTGTCGGCCTGGTATTTTGGTGCCAATGTGTGGTAGGCATTCTACCAAGGGCAGGGCAGAGTCCAGCCCTTTGATTGGAATACATTTCCAGTAAAGTCATTATATTGCATGGTTTGTTTAAAGTATGAAATACTGGTAACGCCACCAATACAAATAGTAGGCCTATTGATGTTTGTTAAAGTAAGaagaaatacaaacaaacattgaAGTACTAGTTCAAGTGTTGGGAAACGTCTCATGGCCTGTGGGCGTTTCCTGGCATGACCTCAGGTGAGCTGGTGAAGGGGAACAGAGAACAaacaggtacagagagagatattgtGATGATGTGTAAGGCCACAGGATCCTGGGATTCAGTTACAGAGAGGAAAACACAGTGTTTCGCACAACACTGTAAAGTTCTCCATTGGCTATTAGGAGACCAGATGGAGAAATGCCCATCAAATGACTAGATCTGGGAATTCATATTGTTTGTTTCCTAATTACTTTTAGCTGAATTGACTTCAGGGGAAGGCTCATTTTGACGTGAAGTGTGACATTGTGAAAAAGGGTAATGGAAAGTTTCACTTGCATGTTGTTATATTATGGATCATTCACGTCACGCTTTTAAGGAAGTAATTTGAGCTAAAAATACAATGCAACTAACGTCATGAGACTAAGCAGTGTCTCGTATTTTCCCCCACAAAGTTACTGCTTTAAAATGTCTTTTTCTGAAATGTAATCAATTCATGTTCAGGATTTAAAAAGAGGGTTAGTCTAGGTTTGTGGTCATTGGAATGTACTTTTTGAGACTTTTGTATAAAATTGAAACTTTGTACAAGCTCCTGAAACAGATTTGAGATATCATGGGATTATATCAGAACCCAATGATATGAGGAATAGGTATTATGCTTTGACACCTATTCCAGCTCTGTAGTGCAAGGCTGGGTGTCGCtttgcccccacctctcatatgctcaaagctggagttgctggacggaGTCTCTACATGATGgatctcacacctcattgtgtaacttcctGTCGCATTGCAttgtcatatgttgataagtctGCGTCAatatgtggtctgattggttgtttgggttgtttggccaatattaaacCCCCTGCAGTTGCAACG is from Osmerus mordax isolate fOsmMor3 chromosome 3, fOsmMor3.pri, whole genome shotgun sequence and encodes:
- the LOC136941118 gene encoding suppressor of cytokine signaling 3-like — protein: MVTYSKFDSVMSSSPFDTNMRLPHRYKTFSSKLQYQLVLTNLHKLQESGFYWGSISGKEANAMLASEATGSFLIRDSSDNRHFFTLSVKTASGTKNLRIQCDSATFFLQTDPKSMLAVPHFDCILKLVHHYMPPSKGASCGGNTRGGSSYYIYSGGEKIPLELLKPLSTSMSTLQHLCRKTVNGHLDISTKRDQLPHPLKEFLQDYDAPI